In Streptacidiphilus sp. P02-A3a, the DNA window GATGCCCGGGTGCTGTCCGCTTGCGGCTGGCGGACACGCGGTCGCGGTCAGTCCGCTTCGGCTGCGAGCTGGGCGGACAGTGCGGAGCTGAGCCAGGCGTGGGCGGCGCCGAGGGTGGGCTGCGGGGTGAGGTCCCCGGCGAGCTGCCAGTAGCGCCGCATCGCCGGGTGCTCGCCCCGCGCCAACGCACGGCCGAGGTCCCGCCGAACGGCGGGCGTGTCCGACTGACCGTACGAGCGCGCGTAGGCGGCGACGAAGCAGTCCAATGCCTCGCCCTCGGCGGGTCCGCACCCCGCGCGCAGGGCGGGAACCGCCAACTCGTAGGCCTCACTCAGGCCGTCATAGAGGACGTCGGGCCGGGGCACTACGGGACGATGATCGACCAGACAAGCGTCGGTCACTGCCCCGGTGAGCGCATGCAGCCGAGCGAAGGCCAGCACCTGCTGCGGCGAAGGCTGCACCGGCAGCGGCGGCACCGCTGAGTCGATGATGGCGGTTGTCAGTCTGACGGACAGTCGGGTGGGCAGCAGGCGACGCCAGTAGCGCACGAACGTGTCCGTACTCGGGCGCGCGCCGAGGGCGCCGACCAGCCGCAGCAACTCGACCCGCTGGTCTGGCGCCGCCTCGTGCAGCAGCCGCAGCGCCGCCTCGCGCCAGCGCAGTGCGGTCAGTTCGGCAGTCACGGTGCCCAGTTGCGTCGCCACCGCCGCGTGCAGATCTTCATCGGCCTCACCGTCGAGGACTCGGGCGACCGCTGGGAGCGGCATGTCCAGCGTGCGCAGCGAGCGGATCAGCCGCAGCCGCTCGACCGCCTCCGGCGCGTAGCGGCGATGGCCGCCGCTACTACGGTCCACCTCCGGCAGCAGCCCCTGGTCGGACCAGAACCGGACGGTCTTCACGCTGACTCCACCACGTTCGGCAAGCTCACCGATGCTCAGAAAATCGTGGGGTGGCAAGGCTTGAACCTCCAGCAAGGGGAGTTTCTACGGTACTCGCATGCGAACCAACCACCGTACGCAGGCATTCATCTTGGTCTCGGGCCCGTTCACCGACGGCACCCTCTGGGACGACGTGGCGGTCCGACTGCGGGGGGCGGGCGCCGAGGTGCACCCGGCCACGCTCACCGGCCTGGGCGGCGCAGCCGCCCATCCGCCCGCAGCCGTCGACCTGGAGACCCATATCGCGGATGTGACGGGACTGATCGACTCCGTCGCGGCCCCGGGGGTGGTCCTCGTCGGCCACGACTACGGAATCCATCCTGTCCTCGGGGCCGCCCAGCAGCGGGTGGACCGGGTGGACCGGGTCATCTACCTGGACGCGGGACTGCCGCTCGACGGGGACGCACCGATTGCCCTGGTGCCCGATCTCACCGTGCGGACGCTGCTGCGGGAACGGCCAGACGCGCCGGTACCGCCGCCGGCACCCGGCGAGTGGCAGCGGTGGGGCAACACGACCGGCCTCTCCGATGCGGACCTGGACCGTCTGTCGAACCTCGCCGGGCCGCAGCCCGGTCTCACCCTCACCCAGCCGCTGCGCCTGACCGGCGCGCTCACGGGAGTGCCGACCAGTGGCATCCTCTGCACGGCGGCCGGGGTGACCATAGCGAGCGTGCAGAACCTGGTGTCGGTGGGCATGCCTCAGTTCCAGGTGCTGGCCGACCCACGCGTCGGCTTCTTCGAGCTGGCGACCGGGCACTGGCCGATGCTCTCCTGCCCGGACGAACTGGCCGCATGCTTGCTGAGCGCCGCCGCCGGCAATGGCCACCGGATCACCCGGACCCCGACCAGGCCTTTGCATGAACGCGCCTTTCTCCTGGACACGCCCGAGTGCCCCCGGGTCCGCATCGGCCGGGTCGACCTGCACCTGCCGCAGACGTCCGATGTGCCTGGGACACCCACCATCGACGGCCCGCGTCCTGCCGTGCTCTTCGTGCACGGTGGTCCGTTGCCCCGGGACATGGTGCCCGCCCCGCGCGACTGGCCGGTCTACCTCGGCTACGCTCGCCACGCGGCGAGCCAGGGCGTCGTCGGCGCGGTCCTGGAGCACCGGCTCCACTCGCCCTCCGACTACCCGACCGCTGCGGAGGACGTCGCCGAAGCAGTCAACCTGCTACGCGCCGACTCACGTGTCGACCCGGACCGGATCGCCATTTGGTTCTTCTCAGGCGCAGGGCTGCTCCTGGCCGACTACCTCACCACGCCCGCACCCTGGCTGCGCTGTCTGGCGGCGACCTACCCGATCCTGGCCCCGCTGCCGGGCTGGACCGGCGTCGATCCACGCTTCCAACCGGCCTCCGCTCTGCCGGACTCCGCTCCTCCGCCGATCGTGCTGACCCGCGCGGGCCTGGAGAGCCCGGAGATCGCCGAGACCGTCGACGTGTTCCTCGCGGTAGCGAAGGACACCGGGGCAGCCGTGGAAGTGATCGACGTGCCCCACGGCCACCACGGCTTCGAGAGCCGCGCCATGGACGGGGGGCTCCACTACGAGGAGGAGTCCCGCCAGGCTGTCCTGTCCGCGATGCAGGCGGTGCTCACGCGGCTGAACGACTGAGCGGGGAGCGCAGCGTCCCTCACGTCTTCGGAGCCGAGGAGTAGCCGCCAGCAGTGGCAGGTCCGAAGGCTGGGACCGAACACCGGTCTCGTTCACGGAGAACTACGCCAACCCCGCGTTCGGCGTTCGGACCGGGACGCTCGCGAGCCCGTTCGCGCCGGAGGTTCCCGAGCAGTTGATCGCGCTCGCCGATATCGGAGCGTTCGCAGCGCTCGCCTTCGAGGCCTGGCTGGCCGACGGCGGCCGAGCCGAGGTCGGCGAACTCTTCGACACGGCCGCCGGTCAACAGTGATGACGGCGAAGGGTAACGAACACCGAGATCTCAGTTCGGAGTTGGTTGGAGAGGGCACTCCACCAGGCCGTCCACGGGATCCGGCTTCTTCCTCGGGTTGAGATCCTCGGTCCCGGCAGCGCAATGGCAGCGCAATGGCAGCGTCGATAGCGGCGAAGGACGCAGTCGTCCGCTCCCGGTGAACAGGCGGGCCGCGCACGGTTGTTCGTGCGCGGCTTGCCTGGTGCTTCGTCAGTCTCCGAGAGCGCTAAGGAACTTGTCGGTGTACTCCAGCGGGGTCGTGCTGGAGAGGGAGTTGCAGGTGGGGGACGCGTACGAGTCGGAGCAGGGCGTGTCCCGGTCCAGCGACCAGAAGTGCAGCCCGGCCAGGCCGTTGCTGACCGCGTAGGACGACAGCGTGTTCACGTCCGCGGCGGTGAAGGTCTCACTGGTGGCGTCGTTCATGCCGATCATCGGGGTGACGGCGATCTTGCTCGCCGGGATCCCATAGGTGTGTTCGAGGTTCTGCACCGCCTGGATCGACGACTGCGCCATCTCGCAGCTGCCGGAGGAGACGACGCACACGCTGCTGGACGCGTTGCCGAAGTCCATGGTCATCAGGTTGATGACGTACTT includes these proteins:
- a CDS encoding MerR family transcriptional regulator, with protein sequence MKTVRFWSDQGLLPEVDRSSGGHRRYAPEAVERLRLIRSLRTLDMPLPAVARVLDGEADEDLHAAVATQLGTVTAELTALRWREAALRLLHEAAPDQRVELLRLVGALGARPSTDTFVRYWRRLLPTRLSVRLTTAIIDSAVPPLPVQPSPQQVLAFARLHALTGAVTDACLVDHRPVVPRPDVLYDGLSEAYELAVPALRAGCGPAEGEALDCFVAAYARSYGQSDTPAVRRDLGRALARGEHPAMRRYWQLAGDLTPQPTLGAAHAWLSSALSAQLAAEAD
- a CDS encoding alpha/beta hydrolase, whose product is MRTNHRTQAFILVSGPFTDGTLWDDVAVRLRGAGAEVHPATLTGLGGAAAHPPAAVDLETHIADVTGLIDSVAAPGVVLVGHDYGIHPVLGAAQQRVDRVDRVIYLDAGLPLDGDAPIALVPDLTVRTLLRERPDAPVPPPAPGEWQRWGNTTGLSDADLDRLSNLAGPQPGLTLTQPLRLTGALTGVPTSGILCTAAGVTIASVQNLVSVGMPQFQVLADPRVGFFELATGHWPMLSCPDELAACLLSAAAGNGHRITRTPTRPLHERAFLLDTPECPRVRIGRVDLHLPQTSDVPGTPTIDGPRPAVLFVHGGPLPRDMVPAPRDWPVYLGYARHAASQGVVGAVLEHRLHSPSDYPTAAEDVAEAVNLLRADSRVDPDRIAIWFFSGAGLLLADYLTTPAPWLRCLAATYPILAPLPGWTGVDPRFQPASALPDSAPPPIVLTRAGLESPEIAETVDVFLAVAKDTGAAVEVIDVPHGHHGFESRAMDGGLHYEEESRQAVLSAMQAVLTRLND